Proteins encoded in a region of the Nicotiana tomentosiformis chromosome 9, ASM39032v3, whole genome shotgun sequence genome:
- the LOC104103550 gene encoding sodium transporter HKT1-like: MKMFSSSYRQGFSFSIVHIVNLGVKPFWIEVSYFMILSLLGFLALTISKPRTLPSFRPQNLDVFFTSVSAATVSSMSTVEMEVFSNAQLVFLTILIFLGGEVVTSFLRLQLMKSKISMEKTVLQNKIESSNSIISIDSHDSSNSTRNSIHHLELGHEKEDNNFEHAITNSMEDSETINVKLKSLRFLSYVVFGYTLGVVILGSSLVSIYISFIPSAKQVLKEKELNLHTFSLFTTVSTFANCGFVPTNENMMVFKKNSSLLLILIPQVLFGNTLYAPCLL, encoded by the coding sequence ATGAAAATGTTTTCATCATCTTACCGCCAAGGTTTTTCCTTCTCTATTGTTCATATTGTCAATCTTGGCGTAAAGCCATTTTGGATTGAAGTAAGTTATTTCATGATCCTTTCATTGTTAGGTTTTTTAGCTTTGACTATTTCAAAACCTAGAACTCTGCCGTCATTTAGGCCTCAAAACCTTGATGTGTTTTTCACTTCTGTTTCTGCTGCCACAGTTTCTAGCATGTCCACTGTTGAAATGGAGGTTTTCTCAAACGCTCAACTTGTCTTCTTAACCATATTAATATTTCTTGGTGGGGAGGTTGTTACCTCTTTTCTTAGActtcaactcatgaagtccaaaATTTCCATGGAAAAAACGGTTTTACAAAACAAAATTGAATCTTCAAACTCTATTATTAGCATAGATTCTCACGACTCTTCAAACTCTACTAGGAACTCCATCCATCATCTTGAGCTAGGACATGAAAAAGAGGATAATAATTTTGAACATGCAATAACCAATTCTATGGAGGACAGTGAGACAATTAATGTCAAATTGAAGTCTTTAAGATTCTTGAGTTATGTGGTTTTTGGTTATACTCTAGGTGTTGTTATTCTTGGTTCTTCCTTAGTTTCTATCTACATAAGCTTTATTCCAAGTGCAAAACAAGTTCTCAAAGAAAAGGAGCTTAACTTGCATACTTTTTCCCTCTTCACCACGGTTTCAACATTTGCAAATTGTGGGTTTGTCCCTACAAATGAAAACATGATGGTTTTCAAGAAAAATTCAAGCCTTCTTCTCATTCTTATCCCTCAAGTCCTTTTTGGAAACACATTGTATGCTCCTTgtttactgtaa